The following proteins come from a genomic window of Crassostrea angulata isolate pt1a10 chromosome 1, ASM2561291v2, whole genome shotgun sequence:
- the LOC128170285 gene encoding uncharacterized protein LOC128170285 translates to MSVNDVPRDSFGRVHFAPPDYSAACSNNGEHSGQAFGHSVMTADLVQEKIPPPAYDDIFAKTQTPAPSSLPRGRQTYYKDDRNTWEKLHEWFEMSVLQQIIWCAVLAFSISYIYYGTKYSGECIKKRFDKKGNVTNEDDLTAFIKAEGGVICATILYAFLIRLLILSDIRRTHQKPKSDLEGQKKCGGNLFFLGMALYIANFGLCIAGATKIIPLYNPETNTTVTCTSAFYDFYYNAKIGQLAVFMPYAAYIIFCFVFMIGISKKWFIRRKLRRWAKLLDADQDGVISQEDMRITNEKLEMLRRLIGARTTALSSTEQKKWWDDNIFKRGPGKDIEVEDYINVVEGLMGTGPPHDRAGKIRPVIKGWFNFFTTEEYLKRKLLLGGGDFVKFWTILDGSCDEQHYKKMYIKHFPAPFSMSDFLEDFVAFLSHPDFFDEYSSRVYHVVKYQSEAICCKV, encoded by the exons ATGTCTGTGAATGATGTTCCTCGGGATTCATTTGGACGTGTACATTTTGCGCCACCAGACTATTCAGCAGCTTGCAGCAATAATGGCGAGCACTCGGGTCAAGCTTTCGGTCATAGTGTAATGACAGCGGACCTTGTACAAGAAAAGA TTCCACCCCCAGCTTATGATGATATCTTCGCAAAAACTCAAACTCCTGCCCCAAGTTCATTACCGAGGGGACGTCAGACATACTATAAGGATGACAGAAATACGTGGGAAAAACTTCACGAATGGTTTGAAATGTCCG TTCTTCAACAGATCATTTGGTGTGCCGTTTTAGCCTTTTCCATATCGTATATATATTATG ggacAAAATACAGTGGGGAATGCATCAAAAAGAGGTTTGACAAAAAAGGAAATGTAACGAACGAAGACGACCTCACCGCCTTCATCAAGGCAGAAGGAGGGGTCATTTGTGCCACGATTCTTTATGCTTTTCTTATACGATTACTCATACTTTCGGATATCCGTCGTACGCACCAAAAACCTAAAAGCGATTTAGAGGGACAGAAGAAATGTGGTGGGAATTTGTTCTTTCTTGGAATGGCACTATACATTGCTAATTTTGGTCTCTGTATTGCAG GAGCGACCAAAATCATACCCTTGTACAATCCAGAGACCAATACAACAGTCACGTGTACCTCGGCGTTCTACGATTTCTACTATAACGCCAAGATAGGACAGCTTGCTGTGTTTATGCCTTACGCTGCCTACATCATTTTCTGTTTTGTCTTCATGATTGGAATTTCTa AGAAATGGTTTATCAGACGTAAGCTCCGCCGATGGGCCAAACTTCTCGATGCAGACCAAGATGGCGTCATCAGTCAAGAGGACATGAGGATAACAAACGAAAAGCTAGAAATGCTTCGTAGACTGATTGGCGCAAGAACAACAGCTTTGTCCTCTACAGAACAGAAGAAATGGTGGGATGATAATATATTTAAGCGAGGACCCGGAAAAGACATAGAAGTGGAGGACTATATCAATGTCGTGGAAGGGTTGATGGGTACAGGACCGCCTCATGACAGAGCCGGCAAAATCAGACCTGTCATCAAAGGttggtttaattttttcacGACAGAAGAGTACTTGAAGAGGAAGCTGCTTTTAGGAGGAGGAGATTTCGTCAAGTTTTGGACCATTCTAGACGGCAGCTGTGATGAACAACATTACAAGAAAATGTACATCAAACATTTTCCAGCGCCATTTAGCATGAGTGATTTCCTTGAAGACTTTGTGGCATTTCTGTCTCATCCCGACTTCTTTGATGAGTACAGCAGCCGTGTCTATCACGTAGTAAAATATCAATCCGAGGCTATTTGCTGCAAAGTATAA